The nucleotide sequence CACGCCCGCAAGTTCGGCCACCCGTCCGGGATTTAATTCTTCACTAAAGCCAATCTGCCCCGTGGCTTCACCCCGCGACATCGCCCACGGAAGCACGAATCTGGGAAACGCAAAAAACAACACCACCGCACCCGGAACTGAGAGCGCAAAGACCTTTAATAAAATCTTTCCACGCTGTGGAAGCTCCGGCGACAACAGTGAATACCAAAGACCCGCAAACGCCAGGCCCGAAGGAATGATCCAATAGATATCCAGACTGAATAAAGCCTTGATGGAGATCAGAACAAAACCCAAAAGCACCAGGAAACGATGATCCCGTTCGTTTTCATAATCCATCACCCGCAAGGCGGAAAGACCCAGCAGGAATGTGTACGAAGGATCCTGACCGATCAGTGTCCGGTACTGCACCAGAATCTGCGCCAGCAAAAGCACACTTAATCCGCCCGTCACTTTGCGCGAAAGATTTTTCCAGTGAAGTTTTTCAACTCCCCACTTCCAGACCAAAAGGCCCAGCGAAAACAACGCCACCCACGGGGACACTTCCAGCCCCACCATCACCATTGCGGTGATAAATGAAAATGCCAGGGAGGTTTGGGCGAAGAACTGCCTTTTCATGACAAGGCCTCGGTCTGCGCAAGCGCCAGCAACATCAGACACTCTTCACGGTGATGCGGGCCCTTGTTTTGTTTGATCTCTTGCGGACCGATACTTAATGAATACTGAAAGCCCTGTCGTTCAGCTTCATCCACCCACAGGCACAACTGACTGATGCGGGCCTCACCGTCCGACAGGTTTTCCGTCTGCTCCCAGTTGAAATGCAAAGCGGGTTTTTCAGGCTCTTCATAATTTTTCACCAGCAGATCCTGCCGGCGCGCACTGGCGCGCCAGTCGATACGACTGAGTGAATCCGCGCTTTGAAAACGGCGATGATCACGAAATAAACCCGTGGCCTGCTGCCCTTCTCCGGCCACCGCATCGGTGGGGAATTGTTTTTCACCCAAACGTGCCGGATACACCAACACGGAATCCTGAGAGGTCATGTATTTCCACGCCCGTAAAAGTCCAAAGGGATAACTGCTTTGTAAAGTGATGCGCGGAAGTTTCACCCAGCCTCGTTTGCCGGGGCGATAGGGAATTTGCAGATCCCCGTGGGACAACGGCTTGATTGAAGTTTTACGAAGGGTGTTTTTATCTTTACCCAACACTGCTTCCACATCCCAGGCCGGAGTCACGGATGGGTTTTCCAATGAAATTCGCAGCAGTCCTTCTTCACCTGAAAAAAGCTCTTCGTTTTCAAGTCCCTCGACCTGCACGACATCCATGTTTTTATTGGTCAGAAGAATCCCGGTGAATGCGACCGAGATCAGAAAGAACACGAAAATATAAATCAGATTGTTCGCATACCCCACCGCCAAAAAGAACAGCGTCAGGGCCATGGCCCCAAACGCCATGCCGAATCCGGATGGCATAATATAGGTTCTTTTCTTTTTCTTAAACAGGGACTGGAGTCGCTTTTTGAAGGGCATGGGCCCACTCACGACCTCGTTTGATGCCATGATTTCCTCCCAGTCGGTGTCCTAGTACCGGAACCAGAACCTGTTGAACATCATCGGGACGAACATAGTCACGTCCCTCTAAGAACGCCCACGCTTTCGCGGCCCGCACCAAAGCCATGCCGGCGCGGGTGGAAAGTGGAGCCCCTTCAAATCCCGCACGGCGGGAACGCTCTAAGATCTCGGCAATGTATCCGGCCACCACCGGCGACACGGTCACGGTTTGCACTGAAGACAAAGCCGTTTCAATTTCGCCATCACTGAACAATGCAGAAATTTTCTGCAGTCTTCCGCGCGGATCTTCCCCTTGCAGCAGACGCACTTCGGTTTCTTTGGAAGCGTGATGCAGTTCCAAGCTCATCAGGAAACGATCCAGCTGACTTTCCGGCAGCGGGAAGGTGCCGGTTTGCTGATGCGGATTCTGGGTGGCAATTACATAGAATGGTTTT is from Bdellovibrio bacteriovorus str. Tiberius and encodes:
- a CDS encoding DUF58 domain-containing protein, with protein sequence MPFKKRLQSLFKKKKRTYIMPSGFGMAFGAMALTLFFLAVGYANNLIYIFVFFLISVAFTGILLTNKNMDVVQVEGLENEELFSGEEGLLRISLENPSVTPAWDVEAVLGKDKNTLRKTSIKPLSHGDLQIPYRPGKRGWVKLPRITLQSSYPFGLLRAWKYMTSQDSVLVYPARLGEKQFPTDAVAGEGQQATGLFRDHRRFQSADSLSRIDWRASARRQDLLVKNYEEPEKPALHFNWEQTENLSDGEARISQLCLWVDEAERQGFQYSLSIGPQEIKQNKGPHHREECLMLLALAQTEALS
- a CDS encoding AAA family ATPase, which codes for MNTKFHDLISEASKVVLDKNVEIRLAMTCLLAGGHLLIEDLPGVGKTTLVQVLGKLTGLKTRRIQFTIDLLPADAIGGQVFHPQEQKFVFHPGPLFSQMVMADELNRASPRTQSALLQAMEEGEVSVDGTTWPLPKPFYVIATQNPHQQTGTFPLPESQLDRFLMSLELHHASKETEVRLLQGEDPRGRLQKISALFSDGEIETALSSVQTVTVSPVVAGYIAEILERSRRAGFEGAPLSTRAGMALVRAAKAWAFLEGRDYVRPDDVQQVLVPVLGHRLGGNHGIKRGREWAHALQKATPVPV